The proteins below are encoded in one region of Portunus trituberculatus isolate SZX2019 chromosome 17, ASM1759143v1, whole genome shotgun sequence:
- the LOC123504823 gene encoding collagen alpha-1(XI) chain-like isoform X2 produces the protein MDRAQRLRLILQGLIWAWIYRHADAAGGSLLEAVDVASKPLGVVETRGMCDERPGAAEVPDKAYKVTKQAVLTVPTANLFPDQFPEEFSIMATLRPDQGSSSVLFGLYSEAGEDQLLVEVGDTVRFFYQDQNGIPAENYTLEFGAAINDGKWHRLGLSVKGNSVTLLVDCKTTTNQLLPRDSPSYISNAGIILIGQQLLEDKYFAGDIQQLDLVSGPEAAYDHCHTFMPDCDQELPDPSVLTTTHLEYVGGSDDQTVYTGLNFDNYTTDGQNFTSTDYDAATVSQYLPQGVLRGYPGPPGPPGPPGQKGDPGRGGIPGTDGIQGPPGHVFMIPLNLQGNEKGPDQMLEQFQQQLSQHMMAMQGGVGPRGLTGLPGPEGPNGETGLKGEPGDMGASGPRGMRGMMGPMGQRGRRGRPGRDGERGLSGIPGTKGDFGRRGMPGMPGEKGHRGPSGMRGETGLPGHDGMPGEAGAPGVTGLPGEMGPRGFIGPRGFPGLPGPPGIPGSEGSTGPKGNAGASGQPGPPGQSGPGGPIGPPGPQGLLGPPGPAGPRGKPGLPGLSGADGLPGHPGNPGGVGPKGHKGPRGVRGSIGFSGPRGVKGDQGNRGLQGEKGHKGERGPDGPKGDIGIKGERGNIGSEGQIGLEGPEGPKGFEGPRGETGPPGPHGEKGKLGVPGFPGYPGPPGDKGDKGSSGLIGRPGDKGERGNPGLIGERGEQGPRGFRGSRGRRGKTGLSGPKGDTGQPGPPGPNGAQGAQGPEGPPGFAGSPGPPGVNGKDGIQGPAGERGPPGEPGNQGTDGPPGVVGPMGPAGEAGPPGESGPPGAPGVPGEEGRPGEAGKEGPPGPMGAPGKIGPVGPPGLPGFPGERGLPGIPGSAGLKGEMGPPGPAGAPGDKGAMGLGGNAGPQGPPGKDGAPGPRGSSGAKGEMGDQGSPGPTGRDGLPGSRGLPGPPGPVGEPGEDGDKGEAGPPGEKGFKGGKGIQGPLGAQGPRGLRGAPGTPGAPGERGAPGLMGRTGRKGEDGPLGVAGPAGPPGLQGLPGIAGMKGEKGDIGPRGRPGRIGATGETGQTGSKGATGLPGPTGPDGQQGEKGEPGQQGIPGPPGKDGEHGKMGPLGPKGEEGKPGPQGSPGSRGRVGPPGPKGNAGPPGFPGAQGEPGKQGPKGLSGRDGEDGKQGETGPPGEPGPAGPMGMPGANGKPGPEGPAGEQGATGLPGEKGDRGLAGPSGPVGPTGSQGLPGPQGLSGLRGSPGPAGDVGSPGKEGKPGLPGLPGNSGQKGQKGRRGRKGPKGHRGEMGLTGPKGDMGEKGEPGMKGPQGPIGVKGEPGPLGSPGMKGSDGPHGLPGMEGPPGPKGVPGSSGPKGDTGPVGPPGPPGPPGELPLLPPDMLFQRDAPSGRFKREAGADDDCRIGEECDPTSQSDTSPTSGRGRRGRRRRLRPGMAASNKKRSKGETVDEFDAKLMDMYTNIYTMRQDLERMKKPIGTKDNPARTCRDLFYGHPKFKDGWYWIDPNLGMPDDAVYVFCNMTVSGETCVFPDIHSSKIINIPWRRTSRDGAWFSGLRGGFRITYETTGVVQMTFLRLLSSYAYQNFTYTCIRSKAWFDEENLNHNKAIRLMGQDDQIFSIDTIKPNVITDGCATKSGVPGGQARTVFEVRSKTLEHLPLVDFQPTDYGLPNQAFGFEAGPVCFK, from the exons GTGGCACAGGCTGGGTCTGAGCGTGAAGGGTAATAGCGTCACCCTCCTCGTGGATTGTAAGACCACCACCAATCAGCTTCTACCTAGAGATTCGCCCTCGTACATCTCCAACGCCGGAATCATCCTCATCGGCCAACAACTTCTCGAGGACAAGTATTTCGCT ggTGACATCCAACAGCTGGACTTGGTCTCTGGTCCGGAGGCAGCTTACGACCATTGCCACACCTTCATGCCCGACTGTGACCAAGAGCTGCCAGATCCCAGCGTACTGACCACCACGCACCTAGAGTACGTGGGCGGCAGCGATGACCAGACGGTGTACACGGGACTAAACTTTGACAACTACACGACGGATGGCCAAAATTTCACTTCCACC GATTATGATGCTGCCACCGTGTCTCAATACCTCCCGCAAGGCGTTCTTAGAGGTTACCCTGGACCACCGGGACCACCAGGACCACCAGGCCAAAAGGGAGATCCTGGCAGGGGAGGTATTCCTGGCACCGATGGTATTCAAGGTCCTCCAGGTCACGTCTTTATGATTCCA cTAAACTTGCAAGGTAACGAGAAGGGACCAGACCAGATGCTGGAACAGTTTCAACAACAGCTGTCTCAACACATGATGGCCATGCAGGGAGGCGTCGGTCCGAGGGGTCTTACCGGCCTACCAGGCCCTGAGGGACCTAACGGGGAAACTGGTCTAAAGGGTGAACCGGGAGACATGGGGGCTTCG GGTCCTAGAGGTATGCGGGGAATGATGGGACCAATGGGACAGCGAGGACGCAGAGGAAGGCCTGGCAGGGATGGGGAGCGGGGCCTCTCAGGCATTCCCGGCACAAAGGGTGATTTTGGGCGCCGAGGAATGCCAG GAATGCCTGGCGAGAAGGGACATCGAGGTCCATCAGGCATGCGTGGTGAGACAGGTTTGCCCGGACATGATGGCATGCCAGGGGAGGCTGGGGCACCTGGAGTGACTGGCCTGCCTGGGGAGATG GGTCCAAGAGGATTCATCGGCCCTAGAGGGTTCCCTGGACTTCCTGGTCCCCCTGGCATCCCGGGCAGCGAGGGTTCTACAGGACCTAAAGGAAATGCAGGGGCCTCTGGTCAGCCAGGTCCTCCTGGGCAGTCTGGTCCAGGGGGACCAATAGGACCCCCTGGACCACAAGGTCTGCTGGGTCCACCGGGTCCTGCG GGTCCTCGAGGTAAACCAGGCCTTCCTGGCTTATCTGGCGCCGATGGTCTCCCAGGACACCCAGGAAACCCAGGAGGAGTTGGTCCTAAAGGACATAAAGGCCCTAGGGGTGTCCGG GGAAGTATAGGGTTTTCTGGCCCACGTGGAGTGAAGGGAGATCAGGGAAACCGTGGCTTGCAAGGTGAAAAGGGTCACAAGGGAGAACGAGGACCTGATGGACCTAAAGGTGACATAGGCATCAAGGGTGAACGAGGAAATATAGGATCTGAGGGGCAGATAGGACTGGAAGGACCTGAAGGACCCAAG GGGTTCGAGGGACCCCGAGGGGAGACTGGACCACCTGGACCTCATGGAGAAAAGGGTAAACTCGGAGTTCCGGGATTTCCTGGATATCCTGGTCCTCCTGGAGACAAGGGGGACAAAGGATCATCGGGCCTCATTGGACGACCTGGAGACAAGGGAGAACGAGGCAACCCTGGCCTGATTGGGGAGCGGGGTGAGCAGGGTCCAAGG GGTTTCCGTGGATCCCGTGGGCGCAGAGGTAAAACTGGGCTCTCAGGACCGAAAGGAGACACTGGCCAGCCTGGCCCTCCAGGTCCTAACGGTGCACAGGGTGCTCAGGGTCCTGAGGGTCCCCCGGGCTTTGCAGGATCTCCTGGACCTCCCGGAGTGAACGGCAAAGACGGCATTCAAGGCCCAGCAGGTGAAAGAGGTCCACCG GGAGAACCAGGAAACCAAGGCACAGATGGTCCTCCTGGAGTGGTGGGACCAATGGGTCCAGCGGGAGAAGCTGGGCCACCGGGTGAATCAGGTCCTCCTGGTGCCCCTGGTGTCCCTGGCGAGGAGGGAAGACCAGGTGAAGCAGGGAAAGAGGGACCACCTGGACCCATGGGTGCTCCTGGCAAGATTGGTCCTGTTGGACCCCCTGGTTTACCTGGCTTCCCAGGCGAGAGAGGTCTACCCGGTATCCCA GGATCTGCAGGGCTGAAAGGCGAGATGGGTCCTCCAGGACCAGCCGGTGCCCCAGGAGACAAAGGAGCCATGGGATTGGGTGGTAATGCAGGACCTCAAGGCCCGCCAGGAAAGGATGGTGCTCCAGGACCCCGGGGATCTTCAGGCGCCAAAGGGGAGATG GGAGACCAAGGCTCTCCAGGACCCACTGGACGGGATGGTCTTCCTGGCTCACGAG gATTGCCTGGTCCTCCTGGTCCTGTGGGTGAGCCGGGAGAGGACGGTGACAAAGGCGAAGCTGGACCACCAGGCGAAAAGGGCTTCAAAGGCGGCAAGGGGATCCAG GGCCCACTGGGTGCACAAGGTCCAAGAGGTCTACGAGGAGCACCAGGAACTCCTGGTGCCCCTGGAGAACGTGGGGCTCCTGGACTAATGGGTCGCACCGGCAGAAAGGGAGAAGACGGTCCACTCGGCGTGGCCGGTCCCGCAGGCCCACCGGGACTTCAGGGTTTGCCAGGAATAGCTGGAATGAAGGGTGAGAAGGGTGACATAGGTCCTCGAGGACGGCCTGGAAGGATAGGCGCCACTGGAGAGACTGGCCAGACAGGTAGCAAAGGTGCTACCGGACTTCCAGGTCCTACTGGACCTGACGGGCAGCAAGGCGAAAAAGGAGAACCTGGCCAGCAAGGAATACCCGGTCCAccaggaaaagatggagaacaC GGTAAGATGGGACCACTTGGAcccaaaggagaagaaggaaagccaGGACCTCAGGGTTCCCCAGGGAGTCGAGGTCGCGTTGGTCCACCTGGACCTAAAGGAAATGCTGGACCACCTGGTTTTCCGGGAGCACAAGGCGAACCAGGCAAGCAAGGCCCGAAAGGACTTTCAGGAAGAGATGGTGAAGATGGCAAGCAAGGAGAGACTGGTCCTCCAGGGGAGCCTGGTCCAGCTGGACCCATGGGGATGCCTGGCGCCAATGGCAAACCT GGTCCCGAGGGTCCGGCGGGTGAGCAAGGAGCAACAGGCCTACCAGGAGAGAAAGGTGACCGAGGCCTTGCTGGTCCATCAGGCCCTGTCGGTCCAACAGGATCACAAGGTTTGCCTGGACCACAAGGACTTTCTGGCCTCCGCGGTTCACCTGGTCCGGCT GGTGATGTAGGATCTCCCGGTAAGGAGGGCAAACCTGGCCTCCCAGGACTGCCTGGAAACAGTGGACAAAAAGGACAGAAGGGTAGACGTGGCCGCAAGGGACCCAAGGGTCATCGAGGGGAAATGGGCTTAACTGGACCAAAAGGTGAcatgggagagaaaggagaaccaGGAATGAAAGGACCACAAGGACCCATTGGCGTGAAAGGAGAACCT GGTCCATTAGGATCACCTGGTATGAAGGGTTCGGATGGTCCTCACGGTCTACCCGGAATGGAAGGTCCACCAGGTCCCAAGGGTGTTCCAGGATCTTCTGGTCCAAAAGGAGACACCGGTCCAGTAGGTCCTCCTGGGCCACCTGGACCTCCAGGGGAgctgccactactacctccAGACATGCTCTTCCAACGTGACGCGCCTTCGGGACGATTTAAGCGGGAGGCCGG GGCGGACGACGACTGTAGAATAGGAGAGGAGTGTGACCCCACTTCACAGTCTGACACATCCCCTACTTCTGGGCGAGGAAGGCGGGGCAGACGCAGGAGACTCAGACCCGGCATGGCGGCTAG caacaagaagagaagcaaaggtGAAACGGTGGATGAATTCGACGCCAAGCTGATGGACATGTACACCAATATCTACACAATGAGACAAGACCTGGAGCGCATGAAAAAGCCCATCGGCACTAAGGACAATCCCGCCAGGACGTGCAGGGACCTCTTCTACGGACACCCCAAGTTCAAAG ACGGCTGGTACTGGATTGACCCTAACCTCGGAATGCCTGACGATGCTGTTTACGTCTTCTGTAACATGACCGTGTCTGGGGAGACCTGCGTATTCCCAGACATCCACTCCtccaagatcatcaacattccCTGGAGGAGGACGTCACGGGATGGCGCCTGGTTCTCAGGGCTGCGGGGTGGCtttagg ATCACATACGAGACGACGGGCGTAGTGCAGATGACTTTCCTTAGACTCCTCTCCTCGTACGCGTACCAAAACTTCACCTACACCTGCATCCGTTCCAAGGCGTGGTTTGACGAGGAGAACCTCAACCACAACAAAGCCATCAGACTCATGGGGCAGGACGACCAAATATTTTCCATCGACACCATCAAACCCAATGTTATTACTGACGGATGCGCT acgaAAAGTGGagtaccaggaggacaagcccgAACGGTATTTGAGGTTCGCTCGAAGACACTGGAACATCTGCCTCTTGTCGATTTCCAACCTACGGACTACGGGTTGCCCAACCAAGCGTTCGGGTTCGAGGCGGGACCAGTGTGTTTCAAGTAG
- the LOC123504823 gene encoding collagen alpha-1(V) chain-like isoform X1, translated as MDRAQRLRLILQGLIWAWIYRHADAAGGSLLEAVDVASKPLGVVETRGMCDERPGAAEVPDKAYKVTKQAVLTVPTANLFPDQFPEEFSIMATLRPDQGSSSVLFGLYSEAGEDQLLVEVGDTVRFFYQDQNGIPAENYTLEFGAAINDGKWHRLGLSVKGNSVTLLVDCKTTTNQLLPRDSPSYISNAGIILIGQQLLEDKYFAGDIQQLDLVSGPEAAYDHCHTFMPDCDQELPDPSVLTTTHLEYVGGSDDQTVYTGLNFDNYTTDGQNFTSTDYDAATVSQYLPQGVLRGYPGPPGPPGPPGQKGDPGRGGIPGTDGIQGPPGHVFMIPLNLQGNEKGPDQMLEQFQQQLSQHMMAMQGGVGPRGLTGLPGPEGPNGETGLKGEPGDMGASGPRGMRGMMGPMGQRGRRGRPGRDGERGLSGIPGTKGDFGRRGMPGMPGEKGHRGPSGMRGETGLPGHDGMPGEAGAPGVTGLPGEMGPRGFIGPRGFPGLPGPPGIPGSEGSTGPKGNAGASGQPGPPGQSGPGGPIGPPGPQGLLGPPGPAGPRGKPGLPGLSGADGLPGHPGNPGGVGPKGHKGPRGVRGSIGFSGPRGVKGDQGNRGLQGEKGHKGERGPDGPKGDIGIKGERGNIGSEGQIGLEGPEGPKGFEGPRGETGPPGPHGEKGKLGVPGFPGYPGPPGDKGDKGSSGLIGRPGDKGERGNPGLIGERGEQGPRGFRGSRGRRGKTGLSGPKGDTGQPGPPGPNGAQGAQGPEGPPGFAGSPGPPGVNGKDGIQGPAGERGPPGEPGNQGTDGPPGVVGPMGPAGEAGPPGESGPPGAPGVPGEEGRPGEAGKEGPPGPMGAPGKIGPVGPPGLPGFPGERGLPGIPGSAGLKGEMGPPGPAGAPGDKGAMGLGGNAGPQGPPGKDGAPGPRGSSGAKGEMGDQGSPGPTGRDGLPGSRGLPGPPGPVGEPGEDGDKGEAGPPGEKGFKGGKGIQGPLGAQGPRGLRGAPGTPGAPGERGAPGLMGRTGRKGEDGPLGVAGPAGPPGLQGLPGIAGMKGEKGDIGPRGRPGRIGATGETGQTGSKGATGLPGPTGPDGQQGEKGEPGQQGIPGPPGKDGEHGKMGPLGPKGEEGKPGPQGSPGSRGRVGPPGPKGNAGPPGFPGAQGEPGKQGPKGLSGRDGEDGKQGETGPPGEPGPAGPMGMPGANGKPGPEGPAGEQGATGLPGEKGDRGLAGPSGPVGPTGSQGLPGPQGLSGLRGSPGPAGDVGSPGKEGKPGLPGLPGNSGQKGQKGRRGRKGPKGHRGEMGLTGPKGDMGEKGEPGMKGPQGPIGVKGEPGPLGSPGMKGSDGPHGLPGMEGPPGPKGVPGSSGPKGDTGPVGPPGPPGPPGELPLLPPDMLFQRDAPSGRFKREAGADDDCRIGEECDPTSQSDTSPTSGRGRRGRRRRLRPGMAARRDSRRRRRQRANRHRKTGDGGASNKKRSKGETVDEFDAKLMDMYTNIYTMRQDLERMKKPIGTKDNPARTCRDLFYGHPKFKDGWYWIDPNLGMPDDAVYVFCNMTVSGETCVFPDIHSSKIINIPWRRTSRDGAWFSGLRGGFRITYETTGVVQMTFLRLLSSYAYQNFTYTCIRSKAWFDEENLNHNKAIRLMGQDDQIFSIDTIKPNVITDGCATKSGVPGGQARTVFEVRSKTLEHLPLVDFQPTDYGLPNQAFGFEAGPVCFK; from the exons GTGGCACAGGCTGGGTCTGAGCGTGAAGGGTAATAGCGTCACCCTCCTCGTGGATTGTAAGACCACCACCAATCAGCTTCTACCTAGAGATTCGCCCTCGTACATCTCCAACGCCGGAATCATCCTCATCGGCCAACAACTTCTCGAGGACAAGTATTTCGCT ggTGACATCCAACAGCTGGACTTGGTCTCTGGTCCGGAGGCAGCTTACGACCATTGCCACACCTTCATGCCCGACTGTGACCAAGAGCTGCCAGATCCCAGCGTACTGACCACCACGCACCTAGAGTACGTGGGCGGCAGCGATGACCAGACGGTGTACACGGGACTAAACTTTGACAACTACACGACGGATGGCCAAAATTTCACTTCCACC GATTATGATGCTGCCACCGTGTCTCAATACCTCCCGCAAGGCGTTCTTAGAGGTTACCCTGGACCACCGGGACCACCAGGACCACCAGGCCAAAAGGGAGATCCTGGCAGGGGAGGTATTCCTGGCACCGATGGTATTCAAGGTCCTCCAGGTCACGTCTTTATGATTCCA cTAAACTTGCAAGGTAACGAGAAGGGACCAGACCAGATGCTGGAACAGTTTCAACAACAGCTGTCTCAACACATGATGGCCATGCAGGGAGGCGTCGGTCCGAGGGGTCTTACCGGCCTACCAGGCCCTGAGGGACCTAACGGGGAAACTGGTCTAAAGGGTGAACCGGGAGACATGGGGGCTTCG GGTCCTAGAGGTATGCGGGGAATGATGGGACCAATGGGACAGCGAGGACGCAGAGGAAGGCCTGGCAGGGATGGGGAGCGGGGCCTCTCAGGCATTCCCGGCACAAAGGGTGATTTTGGGCGCCGAGGAATGCCAG GAATGCCTGGCGAGAAGGGACATCGAGGTCCATCAGGCATGCGTGGTGAGACAGGTTTGCCCGGACATGATGGCATGCCAGGGGAGGCTGGGGCACCTGGAGTGACTGGCCTGCCTGGGGAGATG GGTCCAAGAGGATTCATCGGCCCTAGAGGGTTCCCTGGACTTCCTGGTCCCCCTGGCATCCCGGGCAGCGAGGGTTCTACAGGACCTAAAGGAAATGCAGGGGCCTCTGGTCAGCCAGGTCCTCCTGGGCAGTCTGGTCCAGGGGGACCAATAGGACCCCCTGGACCACAAGGTCTGCTGGGTCCACCGGGTCCTGCG GGTCCTCGAGGTAAACCAGGCCTTCCTGGCTTATCTGGCGCCGATGGTCTCCCAGGACACCCAGGAAACCCAGGAGGAGTTGGTCCTAAAGGACATAAAGGCCCTAGGGGTGTCCGG GGAAGTATAGGGTTTTCTGGCCCACGTGGAGTGAAGGGAGATCAGGGAAACCGTGGCTTGCAAGGTGAAAAGGGTCACAAGGGAGAACGAGGACCTGATGGACCTAAAGGTGACATAGGCATCAAGGGTGAACGAGGAAATATAGGATCTGAGGGGCAGATAGGACTGGAAGGACCTGAAGGACCCAAG GGGTTCGAGGGACCCCGAGGGGAGACTGGACCACCTGGACCTCATGGAGAAAAGGGTAAACTCGGAGTTCCGGGATTTCCTGGATATCCTGGTCCTCCTGGAGACAAGGGGGACAAAGGATCATCGGGCCTCATTGGACGACCTGGAGACAAGGGAGAACGAGGCAACCCTGGCCTGATTGGGGAGCGGGGTGAGCAGGGTCCAAGG GGTTTCCGTGGATCCCGTGGGCGCAGAGGTAAAACTGGGCTCTCAGGACCGAAAGGAGACACTGGCCAGCCTGGCCCTCCAGGTCCTAACGGTGCACAGGGTGCTCAGGGTCCTGAGGGTCCCCCGGGCTTTGCAGGATCTCCTGGACCTCCCGGAGTGAACGGCAAAGACGGCATTCAAGGCCCAGCAGGTGAAAGAGGTCCACCG GGAGAACCAGGAAACCAAGGCACAGATGGTCCTCCTGGAGTGGTGGGACCAATGGGTCCAGCGGGAGAAGCTGGGCCACCGGGTGAATCAGGTCCTCCTGGTGCCCCTGGTGTCCCTGGCGAGGAGGGAAGACCAGGTGAAGCAGGGAAAGAGGGACCACCTGGACCCATGGGTGCTCCTGGCAAGATTGGTCCTGTTGGACCCCCTGGTTTACCTGGCTTCCCAGGCGAGAGAGGTCTACCCGGTATCCCA GGATCTGCAGGGCTGAAAGGCGAGATGGGTCCTCCAGGACCAGCCGGTGCCCCAGGAGACAAAGGAGCCATGGGATTGGGTGGTAATGCAGGACCTCAAGGCCCGCCAGGAAAGGATGGTGCTCCAGGACCCCGGGGATCTTCAGGCGCCAAAGGGGAGATG GGAGACCAAGGCTCTCCAGGACCCACTGGACGGGATGGTCTTCCTGGCTCACGAG gATTGCCTGGTCCTCCTGGTCCTGTGGGTGAGCCGGGAGAGGACGGTGACAAAGGCGAAGCTGGACCACCAGGCGAAAAGGGCTTCAAAGGCGGCAAGGGGATCCAG GGCCCACTGGGTGCACAAGGTCCAAGAGGTCTACGAGGAGCACCAGGAACTCCTGGTGCCCCTGGAGAACGTGGGGCTCCTGGACTAATGGGTCGCACCGGCAGAAAGGGAGAAGACGGTCCACTCGGCGTGGCCGGTCCCGCAGGCCCACCGGGACTTCAGGGTTTGCCAGGAATAGCTGGAATGAAGGGTGAGAAGGGTGACATAGGTCCTCGAGGACGGCCTGGAAGGATAGGCGCCACTGGAGAGACTGGCCAGACAGGTAGCAAAGGTGCTACCGGACTTCCAGGTCCTACTGGACCTGACGGGCAGCAAGGCGAAAAAGGAGAACCTGGCCAGCAAGGAATACCCGGTCCAccaggaaaagatggagaacaC GGTAAGATGGGACCACTTGGAcccaaaggagaagaaggaaagccaGGACCTCAGGGTTCCCCAGGGAGTCGAGGTCGCGTTGGTCCACCTGGACCTAAAGGAAATGCTGGACCACCTGGTTTTCCGGGAGCACAAGGCGAACCAGGCAAGCAAGGCCCGAAAGGACTTTCAGGAAGAGATGGTGAAGATGGCAAGCAAGGAGAGACTGGTCCTCCAGGGGAGCCTGGTCCAGCTGGACCCATGGGGATGCCTGGCGCCAATGGCAAACCT GGTCCCGAGGGTCCGGCGGGTGAGCAAGGAGCAACAGGCCTACCAGGAGAGAAAGGTGACCGAGGCCTTGCTGGTCCATCAGGCCCTGTCGGTCCAACAGGATCACAAGGTTTGCCTGGACCACAAGGACTTTCTGGCCTCCGCGGTTCACCTGGTCCGGCT GGTGATGTAGGATCTCCCGGTAAGGAGGGCAAACCTGGCCTCCCAGGACTGCCTGGAAACAGTGGACAAAAAGGACAGAAGGGTAGACGTGGCCGCAAGGGACCCAAGGGTCATCGAGGGGAAATGGGCTTAACTGGACCAAAAGGTGAcatgggagagaaaggagaaccaGGAATGAAAGGACCACAAGGACCCATTGGCGTGAAAGGAGAACCT GGTCCATTAGGATCACCTGGTATGAAGGGTTCGGATGGTCCTCACGGTCTACCCGGAATGGAAGGTCCACCAGGTCCCAAGGGTGTTCCAGGATCTTCTGGTCCAAAAGGAGACACCGGTCCAGTAGGTCCTCCTGGGCCACCTGGACCTCCAGGGGAgctgccactactacctccAGACATGCTCTTCCAACGTGACGCGCCTTCGGGACGATTTAAGCGGGAGGCCGG GGCGGACGACGACTGTAGAATAGGAGAGGAGTGTGACCCCACTTCACAGTCTGACACATCCCCTACTTCTGGGCGAGGAAGGCGGGGCAGACGCAGGAGACTCAGACCCGGCATGGCGGCTAG ACGGGACAGTCGTCGAAGGCGCCGACAGCGTGCTAACAGACACCGAAAAACTGGTGATGGCGGGGCAAG caacaagaagagaagcaaaggtGAAACGGTGGATGAATTCGACGCCAAGCTGATGGACATGTACACCAATATCTACACAATGAGACAAGACCTGGAGCGCATGAAAAAGCCCATCGGCACTAAGGACAATCCCGCCAGGACGTGCAGGGACCTCTTCTACGGACACCCCAAGTTCAAAG ACGGCTGGTACTGGATTGACCCTAACCTCGGAATGCCTGACGATGCTGTTTACGTCTTCTGTAACATGACCGTGTCTGGGGAGACCTGCGTATTCCCAGACATCCACTCCtccaagatcatcaacattccCTGGAGGAGGACGTCACGGGATGGCGCCTGGTTCTCAGGGCTGCGGGGTGGCtttagg ATCACATACGAGACGACGGGCGTAGTGCAGATGACTTTCCTTAGACTCCTCTCCTCGTACGCGTACCAAAACTTCACCTACACCTGCATCCGTTCCAAGGCGTGGTTTGACGAGGAGAACCTCAACCACAACAAAGCCATCAGACTCATGGGGCAGGACGACCAAATATTTTCCATCGACACCATCAAACCCAATGTTATTACTGACGGATGCGCT acgaAAAGTGGagtaccaggaggacaagcccgAACGGTATTTGAGGTTCGCTCGAAGACACTGGAACATCTGCCTCTTGTCGATTTCCAACCTACGGACTACGGGTTGCCCAACCAAGCGTTCGGGTTCGAGGCGGGACCAGTGTGTTTCAAGTAG